From Anaeromusa acidaminophila DSM 3853, a single genomic window includes:
- a CDS encoding radical SAM/SPASM domain-containing protein, with protein MHSWQGCRVLILELTGQCNFACRYCYAAGKKPLSMPLAVAMQAVASVAASQESQEPFLVQFTGGEPLLAAEALLKTAAWIRERKWPAVLQMQTNGSLLTAELAKQLRQYGVGVGVSVDGRPAVHDQMRFFPDGKGTMQSVALGMKNLAEEKCGAGVTCVVTAENVLKLSETVDMACYFGCARSLGFDLLRPRGRGDQVQAPQAAQVEQGFWQALERNEFWRKANGGALEMAQVARVDKLQQRKLACFGHCHAMTGAALYVAADGSLYACASLSGDVHFYLGRVEEGPEPLLRKRAAERVCDGMAMCRNCQWLPHCGGGCFSRWYDAQGAPQNVEGECALKRTAARWWLQEHKQ; from the coding sequence ATGCATAGCTGGCAAGGCTGCCGCGTTTTGATTTTGGAATTGACAGGGCAATGTAATTTTGCCTGCCGCTACTGTTATGCCGCCGGAAAAAAGCCGTTGTCCATGCCGCTGGCGGTCGCTATGCAGGCGGTAGCCTCCGTAGCGGCATCACAAGAATCACAAGAGCCATTTTTAGTGCAGTTTACAGGAGGAGAGCCGCTGCTGGCGGCGGAGGCGCTGCTCAAGACGGCGGCCTGGATTCGGGAACGAAAATGGCCGGCTGTGCTGCAGATGCAGACAAATGGCTCGCTTCTTACGGCGGAACTAGCGAAACAGCTGCGTCAATACGGAGTCGGCGTGGGGGTTAGTGTGGACGGCAGGCCTGCGGTTCACGATCAAATGCGCTTCTTTCCGGACGGCAAAGGAACTATGCAATCCGTGGCTTTGGGTATGAAGAATTTGGCGGAAGAAAAATGCGGCGCAGGAGTTACTTGTGTGGTTACGGCGGAAAATGTTCTTAAGCTGTCGGAGACTGTTGATATGGCGTGCTACTTCGGGTGCGCGCGCTCGTTAGGCTTTGATCTGCTGCGTCCAAGAGGCAGAGGCGATCAGGTGCAAGCGCCGCAAGCGGCGCAAGTGGAACAGGGCTTTTGGCAGGCGCTGGAGAGAAATGAGTTTTGGCGCAAGGCTAACGGGGGGGCTCTGGAGATGGCCCAAGTCGCCAGAGTCGATAAATTGCAGCAACGCAAGCTAGCCTGCTTTGGACACTGTCATGCGATGACTGGCGCAGCCTTGTATGTGGCTGCAGACGGCTCGCTATACGCTTGCGCGTCGTTGTCAGGGGATGTGCATTTTTACCTGGGGCGCGTAGAGGAAGGACCGGAGCCGCTTTTACGCAAGCGCGCGGCGGAACGAGTTTGCGACGGTATGGCTATGTGTCGCAACTGCCAATGGCTGCCGCATTGCGGCGGCGGCTGTTTTTCCAGATGGTACGATGCGCAAGGAGCGCCGCAGAACGTTGAAGGGGAATGTGCGTTGAAACGCACGGCGGCGCGCTGGTGGCTGCAAGAGCATAAGCAATAG
- a CDS encoding ATP-binding protein yields MKRTQVYPFSAIVGQEDMKLALLLNVVNPALGGVLVKGEKGTAKSTAVRALAALLPAVEMAAGCPFHCDPTDAGRLCEACAAKLAKNGALSGVSGFMRVVELPVSATEDRVVGTLDMEYAIKEGEKKFEPGILAEANRNILYVDEINLLDDHVVDVLLDAAAMGVNTVEREGVSYSHPARFVLVGTMNPEEGDIRPQLLDRFALSVEVAGENEASSRVEVIKRRMAYEAGPREFRGAWEAAEEELARKITAARKLLPQVAIEDELLLRVAEASLKLGVDGHRADITVIKTALTLAALEERKEATLLDVRRAASLALPHRMRRRPFEEASLSVQVLDELFGAAEENGTCAAAE; encoded by the coding sequence ATGAAACGAACCCAAGTATATCCTTTTAGCGCTATTGTCGGGCAGGAGGACATGAAGCTGGCTCTGCTTTTAAATGTGGTGAATCCGGCATTAGGGGGCGTATTGGTTAAAGGGGAAAAGGGAACTGCAAAGTCAACGGCCGTACGGGCCTTGGCGGCGCTCTTGCCGGCTGTTGAGATGGCGGCTGGCTGTCCCTTTCATTGCGACCCGACGGATGCGGGGCGCTTATGTGAGGCTTGTGCCGCCAAGCTGGCGAAAAACGGCGCCCTTAGCGGCGTTTCGGGCTTTATGCGCGTCGTGGAACTGCCTGTGAGCGCTACGGAAGACCGGGTAGTGGGGACCTTGGATATGGAGTATGCCATTAAAGAAGGGGAAAAGAAATTTGAACCCGGCATTTTGGCGGAAGCCAATCGCAATATTTTGTATGTTGATGAAATCAATTTGCTTGATGATCATGTAGTGGATGTTTTGCTGGACGCCGCGGCGATGGGCGTCAATACGGTAGAACGCGAAGGCGTTTCTTATTCGCATCCGGCCCGGTTTGTGCTGGTTGGTACGATGAACCCGGAAGAGGGGGATATTCGCCCGCAGTTATTGGACCGTTTTGCGCTGTCTGTGGAAGTGGCTGGCGAAAATGAAGCTTCTTCTCGGGTGGAGGTCATTAAACGGCGCATGGCTTACGAAGCGGGGCCAAGAGAATTTCGCGGCGCGTGGGAGGCGGCGGAAGAGGAATTGGCGCGGAAAATTACCGCCGCGAGGAAGCTGCTGCCCCAGGTAGCGATTGAGGATGAATTGCTCTTGCGGGTAGCCGAGGCTTCCTTAAAGTTGGGCGTGGACGGACATCGGGCGGATATTACGGTCATTAAAACGGCTTTAACCTTGGCGGCCCTGGAGGAGCGTAAGGAAGCCACGCTACTGGATGTGCGCCGCGCGGCGTCTTTGGCTTTGCCGCACCGCATGCGGCGGCGGCCTTTTGAAGAAGCGAGCCTTTCAGTTCAGGTACTAGATGAACTGTTTGGCGCAGCAGAGGAGAATGGAACATGCGCAGCGGCGGAGTAA
- a CDS encoding TonB-dependent receptor plug domain-containing protein, whose product MRKENLARHKKRLWACLLLSSLLVGSAAQSGWAAEASKPGSEAKTAAETEEFALEEVTVTALRYKSKNLETPADVSSYSREQLKATGATNLADALKYSTGLIYSSMGPHGQSWGNMTSKIIIRGVESGTLVMMNGVPINMNGYYHLESIPVEQVERVEVLKGGGSVLYGSEALGGIINIITREKVQNSVTVSGGNDGQSHSVSLQAGKSSFNVSFGKTNESGVMTDPKANATYGTTGGSYYTAFGDATKNNVNWHYKFDDHFSANYSYGKDDYSVMYKKVGDDSLLRSSDYIDESHRLQLAYDKNGWSSKAYFNRQHVDQRGTEPALANKHDWTDTTNTVYGIDTQKTWQAGGATWLAGTTVQRESYNDFGQTLSGNKAARTLKAPYTNGPHDRNHYALYMQWDKEMGRKNRLIIGAREDVVKTGEGQRFDALSPQLQFLHRLDENRSLYLDASKSFRMPNFTALYKTSSDNFISNPDLKPETGLNQEVGYKYEKGDVKWKVAAFHLEVDDQITWKKIVSGGSTYYVAQNVSKFRNSGIEASYDHKLSKHWSYSLGSSFGNPEQQESDGSAWTRTLGRMTFNGALHYMSGPWTADLSAMYYGDRVDNDGLDRSAMIPVSLHVGYKLKENRTLTFDVDNLLNRRDVTTNSSAYYMPERLFRLGLTATF is encoded by the coding sequence GTGAGAAAAGAAAATTTGGCAAGACATAAGAAGCGTTTGTGGGCGTGTTTACTGCTGAGTTCGCTGTTGGTGGGCAGTGCGGCGCAGTCGGGCTGGGCGGCGGAAGCGTCTAAACCGGGTTCGGAGGCGAAAACTGCGGCGGAGACCGAGGAGTTTGCCTTGGAAGAGGTAACCGTAACGGCTTTGCGTTATAAGTCCAAAAACCTCGAAACGCCAGCCGATGTCAGCAGCTACAGTCGGGAGCAGCTTAAAGCCACTGGAGCGACAAATTTGGCGGATGCTTTGAAGTACTCCACCGGACTGATTTATAGCTCCATGGGGCCTCATGGGCAGTCTTGGGGAAATATGACTAGTAAAATCATTATTCGCGGCGTAGAAAGCGGCACCTTGGTTATGATGAACGGCGTTCCCATTAACATGAATGGGTATTACCACTTAGAGAGCATTCCGGTTGAACAGGTGGAGCGCGTAGAGGTGCTTAAGGGCGGCGGCTCCGTTCTTTATGGCAGTGAGGCGCTTGGGGGCATTATTAATATTATTACGCGCGAAAAAGTGCAAAACAGCGTTACTGTTTCCGGCGGTAATGACGGTCAAAGCCACAGCGTATCGTTGCAAGCCGGTAAATCGAGCTTTAATGTTTCCTTCGGCAAAACCAATGAAAGCGGTGTGATGACAGATCCCAAGGCTAATGCTACCTATGGGACTACCGGCGGCAGCTATTACACTGCATTTGGAGACGCTACCAAAAACAATGTAAACTGGCATTATAAATTTGATGATCATTTTTCCGCTAATTACTCCTATGGGAAAGATGACTATTCGGTGATGTATAAAAAAGTTGGCGATGATTCGTTACTGCGTTCCAGCGACTATATTGATGAATCGCATCGCCTGCAGTTGGCGTATGACAAGAACGGCTGGAGCAGCAAGGCGTACTTTAATCGTCAACATGTGGATCAGCGAGGCACCGAACCGGCTTTAGCGAATAAACATGATTGGACAGATACCACGAATACCGTATATGGCATCGACACGCAAAAAACCTGGCAGGCAGGGGGCGCAACCTGGCTTGCAGGAACGACGGTGCAACGGGAATCGTACAATGATTTTGGGCAAACCTTATCTGGCAATAAAGCGGCTAGAACGTTAAAAGCGCCCTATACCAACGGGCCGCATGACCGTAATCATTACGCGCTGTATATGCAATGGGATAAAGAAATGGGCAGGAAAAACCGCCTGATTATCGGCGCCCGCGAGGATGTTGTTAAAACAGGAGAAGGACAACGTTTTGACGCTCTTTCGCCGCAACTTCAGTTTTTACACCGCTTAGATGAAAATCGCTCACTGTATTTAGATGCCAGCAAATCCTTCAGGATGCCTAATTTTACCGCCTTATATAAAACTAGCAGCGACAATTTTATTTCCAATCCGGATTTAAAACCAGAAACAGGACTTAATCAGGAAGTCGGCTATAAATATGAAAAAGGCGATGTAAAGTGGAAAGTTGCGGCGTTTCACTTGGAAGTTGACGATCAAATCACTTGGAAAAAAATAGTTTCAGGGGGCTCTACCTATTATGTAGCGCAAAATGTCTCAAAGTTCCGTAATAGCGGTATCGAAGCTAGCTATGATCATAAATTGAGTAAGCATTGGAGTTATTCTTTGGGAAGCAGTTTTGGTAATCCGGAACAGCAGGAAAGCGATGGCAGCGCTTGGACCAGGACGCTGGGGCGCATGACCTTTAATGGCGCATTACACTATATGAGCGGTCCTTGGACGGCGGATTTGAGCGCTATGTATTATGGCGATCGTGTCGATAATGACGGCTTGGATCGCAGTGCGATGATTCCTGTTTCTCTTCATGTAGGCTATAAATTAAAAGAAAACCGTACCCTGACCTTTGATGTGGATAATTTGCTCAATCGGCGCGATGTTACGACGAACAGCAGCGCTTACTATATGCCGGAACGCTTATTCCGTCTGGGATTGACGGCTACTTTCTAA
- a CDS encoding VWA domain-containing protein: MRSGGVMPFSAIVGQEQAKEALLLAVVNPSAGGILLSGDKGSAKSTLVRSLGILAPELGLRTLPLHITEDRLFGSLDWETALETGKERLQKGLLTEADGCVLYVDEVNLLRSEVIGPLLDAALSGCVRIEREGLSQVSKTSFCVVGTMNPEEGTLPDALLDRFGLMVSISAEKEAPLRAQIVKQVLRWEREPEQVAKTWEAEERHLRDKILQARECVCQVEVSAAMMELAAAWCSQGHCAGHRGELFLLEAAKSAAALDERLYVLPKDMEKAALYVLPHRVRQQQEPPMSEENQGDSQQEEEPPENEQSEQEKPPELPQDPETDADKPAENEKPPEEETPENEQKEQDKPPEPDSEPTSQEKVDLPLLKGLMQMKLEETMDRRERAGNGKRSRTRSSLKQGRYVRAIFPNGKVSDLAFDATLRAAAPWQKKRASQGVKLVIKTEDLRQKVRETRVGGVFFFVVDASGSMGAKKRMAAVKGAILSFLQDAYQKRDRVALVAFRRHEAEMLLPVTRSLDLARKCLQQLPTGGRTPLAAALETTAREIECLRLREKESRPVIVLVTDGRANSGGADPVQEARDAAEKLGNQDIPALVIDTEEDFVRMGIAKEIALRLQGTYRPLRSIESDGLVRILRSWRTQREAGGAR, from the coding sequence ATGCGCAGCGGCGGAGTAATGCCTTTTTCGGCCATTGTGGGTCAAGAACAGGCTAAAGAAGCGCTGCTTTTAGCTGTGGTCAATCCCTCAGCCGGAGGGATTTTGCTTTCCGGGGATAAGGGCAGCGCAAAATCGACCTTGGTTCGCTCTTTAGGAATTTTGGCCCCGGAACTAGGCTTGCGTACGCTGCCCTTACATATTACGGAGGACCGACTTTTTGGCAGCCTTGATTGGGAAACAGCCTTGGAGACGGGGAAAGAACGGCTGCAAAAAGGCTTGTTAACGGAAGCGGACGGATGTGTGCTGTATGTAGATGAAGTGAATTTACTGCGCAGCGAAGTGATTGGTCCGCTGCTGGACGCCGCATTGTCCGGTTGTGTGCGTATTGAGCGTGAAGGCTTGTCCCAGGTGAGTAAAACTTCGTTTTGTGTGGTAGGTACGATGAATCCGGAAGAAGGAACCTTGCCTGACGCTCTTTTGGATCGTTTTGGACTTATGGTATCCATAAGTGCGGAAAAGGAGGCCCCTTTGCGCGCGCAAATCGTCAAACAAGTGCTGCGCTGGGAGCGGGAACCGGAGCAAGTAGCTAAGACGTGGGAAGCTGAGGAAAGACACTTGCGAGATAAAATATTGCAAGCTAGAGAATGCGTGTGTCAGGTCGAAGTTTCCGCGGCAATGATGGAATTGGCGGCGGCGTGGTGCTCGCAAGGACATTGCGCAGGACATCGGGGTGAGTTGTTTTTACTGGAAGCGGCTAAGAGCGCCGCTGCATTAGATGAGCGTTTATACGTACTGCCTAAAGACATGGAAAAAGCGGCTCTCTACGTATTGCCGCATCGAGTGCGGCAGCAGCAAGAACCGCCTATGTCGGAAGAAAACCAGGGGGATTCGCAGCAGGAGGAAGAACCGCCGGAAAACGAGCAAAGCGAGCAGGAAAAACCGCCGGAATTGCCGCAAGATCCGGAAACGGATGCAGACAAGCCGGCAGAAAACGAAAAGCCGCCGGAGGAAGAAACGCCGGAAAATGAGCAAAAGGAACAGGATAAACCACCGGAGCCGGACTCGGAGCCGACCTCTCAGGAAAAAGTGGATCTGCCATTGCTAAAGGGTTTAATGCAGATGAAATTGGAAGAGACCATGGATCGCCGCGAACGGGCTGGTAATGGCAAGCGCAGCCGTACTCGTTCCTCCTTGAAGCAGGGACGGTATGTGCGGGCCATTTTTCCTAACGGCAAGGTCAGCGATCTGGCTTTTGACGCAACCTTGCGTGCGGCTGCGCCTTGGCAGAAAAAAAGAGCGTCTCAAGGCGTAAAGCTGGTGATAAAAACGGAGGATTTACGCCAAAAGGTGCGGGAAACACGCGTGGGAGGCGTTTTCTTTTTTGTGGTCGACGCCAGCGGATCTATGGGGGCAAAAAAGAGAATGGCGGCGGTCAAAGGGGCGATTTTATCATTCTTACAGGATGCCTATCAAAAACGGGACCGTGTTGCTCTTGTCGCCTTTCGCCGCCATGAGGCGGAAATGCTTTTGCCAGTAACCCGCAGTTTGGATTTAGCGCGAAAATGCTTGCAGCAGCTGCCTACAGGAGGCCGTACGCCATTAGCTGCGGCGCTGGAGACAACGGCCCGGGAGATTGAGTGTTTGCGTTTGCGGGAAAAAGAATCCAGGCCTGTTATTGTTTTGGTTACAGACGGGCGCGCTAACAGCGGCGGCGCAGACCCTGTGCAAGAAGCGCGGGACGCTGCGGAAAAACTGGGAAATCAGGACATTCCCGCTTTGGTGATTGATACGGAAGAGGATTTTGTCCGCATGGGTATTGCCAAAGAAATCGCTTTGCGGCTGCAGGGAACCTATCGCCCGCTGCGTTCCATCGAAAGCGACGGCTTAGTGCGCATACTTCGCAGCTGGCGGACGCAGCGCGAAGCCGGCGGCGCAAGGTGA